Proteins encoded in a region of the Streptomyces sp. NBC_01298 genome:
- a CDS encoding isoamylase early set domain-containing protein: MLERKRRKHTTDVTFVLPSDLPPGPVSVVGTFNDWHPGAHVLAPRTDGTRAVTVALPARTTHSFRYLAAGDYWFDEPAADGHEEGNSRLHT, encoded by the coding sequence GTGCTGGAGCGCAAGCGCCGCAAACACACGACCGACGTCACCTTCGTCCTTCCCAGTGACCTCCCGCCCGGGCCGGTGAGCGTCGTCGGTACGTTCAACGACTGGCATCCCGGCGCGCACGTCCTCGCACCCCGGACCGACGGAACGCGCGCCGTGACCGTCGCCCTCCCCGCCAGGACCACCCACAGCTTCCGCTACCTCGCGGCCGGCGACTACTGGTTCGACGAGCCCGCCGCCGACGGGCACGAGGAGGGCAACAGCCGCCTGCACACGTAG
- a CDS encoding ATP-binding protein codes for MTAGTGASVLVGRDAEIRAMRSALARPPAVVLIEGEAGIGKTRLVREVLARRPDRGARVLSGSCPPLREPFPYGPLFDVLRTLAHAVPAGLSPVCGALRPYLPELAERLPPACEPLHDPAAATHRIFRAVGALLAAVCPAVLVVEDLHWADDGTRDLIRFLIEDPPPGLAVVLTYRREDLPATGLPLGRAYRRAPGHESLLMRLEALDAGEVRTLAAALTGGPVSARLAAELHERTAGIPFVLEEFVRGPGAPTAVPALLQEAMADRTAGLDRPALAVVHAAAVLRDPAQEALVAAVAGLDEEAGAGAVGDALRAGVLHDWGEDRYGFRHGLAQQAVYEALLGPERRRLHLRAVTALAALPAPPLVRLAYHARQAGAVREWRRYAEDAAEHAREIGDTALAVELLEGLLDDPGLPPEDCARLALRLSRAATIGLTHRRTARLLRRVVDDGAALPDAVRGDIRLNLGLLLNNQAGDHRQGRVDTARAVAELHERPARAARGMAGLAMPTWGGEPYPVYLEWITRAERIAAAHGDEALRLAVRGNHLVLRMTLGEGAVRGEAEALLAAGAADRAGRLELARMCGNLADAAAWLGKDPEAELFRREGDRMAAACGAPYLRGIIDATVLRLEWSQGRWEGLGERARQVWEAAQGASGIESEARLVLGLLGAAHGEWEEAGEHLAAAALGDPDNSASPVLAAAGAAAVRIHLARGRAAAACAEADRGLARVRHKGLWGWAAELAAAGVDAYVRAGRFADAERLTGEYAEAIAGRDHPLALAALPLCRAAVARSAGEPREAAAHYRRAADAFAALRRPHSAAQAVESALECVPDAGELALLAAEFERIGAVREAARCRRALRGSGHVTTARRGRGGYGEGLSPREADVARLVASGRTNREIAELLFLSPRTVEQHVAKVLRKLKVSSRTEVRTP; via the coding sequence ATGACTGCGGGGACGGGCGCATCGGTGCTGGTCGGACGGGATGCGGAGATTCGGGCGATGCGTTCCGCGCTGGCCCGGCCGCCCGCCGTCGTACTGATCGAGGGCGAGGCCGGGATCGGCAAGACGCGGCTGGTGCGCGAGGTCCTCGCGCGGCGGCCCGACCGCGGCGCGCGGGTGCTGTCCGGGAGTTGTCCGCCACTGCGCGAACCGTTCCCGTACGGGCCGCTGTTCGACGTACTGCGCACCCTCGCGCACGCCGTCCCGGCCGGGCTCAGTCCGGTGTGCGGGGCGCTGCGCCCGTACCTGCCCGAGCTCGCCGAGCGGCTTCCCCCGGCGTGCGAGCCGTTGCACGACCCGGCCGCCGCGACGCACCGGATCTTCCGCGCGGTGGGGGCGCTGCTGGCCGCCGTGTGTCCGGCCGTACTCGTCGTCGAGGACCTGCACTGGGCCGACGACGGCACCCGCGACCTGATCCGGTTCCTCATCGAGGATCCGCCGCCGGGGCTCGCGGTCGTCCTGACCTACCGTCGGGAGGATCTGCCCGCCACCGGACTGCCGTTGGGGCGGGCCTACCGGAGGGCGCCCGGCCACGAGTCGCTCCTGATGCGGCTGGAGGCGCTGGACGCCGGCGAGGTGCGCACCCTGGCCGCCGCGCTCACGGGCGGGCCCGTATCCGCCCGGCTGGCAGCCGAGTTGCACGAGCGGACCGCCGGAATTCCCTTCGTGCTGGAGGAGTTCGTCCGCGGGCCGGGCGCCCCCACCGCCGTGCCCGCCCTGCTCCAGGAGGCGATGGCCGACCGGACCGCCGGCCTGGACCGGCCGGCCCTGGCCGTCGTCCACGCGGCCGCCGTGCTGCGCGATCCGGCGCAGGAGGCACTGGTCGCCGCCGTGGCCGGGCTCGACGAGGAGGCCGGGGCCGGGGCGGTGGGGGACGCCCTGCGGGCCGGGGTGCTCCACGACTGGGGTGAGGACCGGTACGGGTTCCGGCACGGGCTGGCCCAACAGGCGGTGTACGAGGCCCTGCTGGGCCCCGAGCGGCGACGCCTGCACCTGCGTGCCGTGACCGCGCTGGCGGCGCTGCCCGCGCCTCCGCTCGTACGGCTGGCCTACCACGCCCGGCAGGCGGGGGCCGTGCGGGAGTGGCGGCGATACGCGGAGGACGCCGCCGAGCACGCCCGGGAGATCGGGGACACGGCGCTCGCCGTGGAACTCCTCGAAGGCCTCCTCGACGATCCCGGGCTGCCGCCCGAGGACTGCGCCCGCCTCGCGCTGCGGCTCAGCCGCGCGGCCACGATCGGGCTTACCCACCGCCGCACCGCGCGCCTGCTGCGCCGGGTGGTCGACGACGGCGCGGCGCTGCCCGACGCGGTGCGCGGGGACATCCGGCTGAATCTGGGGCTGCTGCTGAACAACCAGGCCGGCGACCACCGCCAGGGCCGGGTGGACACCGCCCGGGCCGTCGCCGAGCTGCACGAGCGGCCGGCCCGCGCCGCCCGGGGCATGGCCGGGCTGGCCATGCCGACCTGGGGCGGGGAACCGTACCCGGTCTACCTGGAGTGGATCACCCGCGCCGAGCGGATCGCCGCCGCGCACGGGGACGAGGCGCTGCGGCTCGCGGTGCGCGGCAACCACCTGGTCCTGCGGATGACCCTCGGCGAGGGGGCGGTCCGCGGCGAGGCCGAGGCCCTGCTCGCCGCGGGCGCGGCGGACCGGGCGGGGCGCCTGGAGCTGGCCCGGATGTGCGGGAACCTGGCGGACGCCGCGGCCTGGCTGGGCAAGGACCCGGAGGCCGAACTGTTCCGCCGGGAGGGCGACCGCATGGCCGCCGCGTGCGGGGCCCCGTACCTGCGCGGGATCATCGACGCCACCGTGCTGCGCCTGGAGTGGAGCCAGGGGCGCTGGGAGGGGCTCGGCGAGCGGGCCCGGCAGGTGTGGGAGGCGGCGCAGGGTGCTTCCGGGATCGAGTCCGAGGCGCGGCTGGTGCTGGGGCTCCTCGGCGCCGCGCACGGGGAGTGGGAGGAGGCCGGGGAGCACCTCGCGGCGGCCGCCCTGGGCGATCCGGACAACTCCGCCTCGCCCGTCCTGGCCGCCGCGGGCGCCGCGGCGGTACGCATCCACCTGGCGCGGGGCCGGGCCGCCGCGGCCTGCGCCGAGGCCGACCGGGGGCTCGCGCGCGTCCGGCACAAGGGGCTCTGGGGGTGGGCCGCCGAGCTGGCGGCGGCCGGGGTGGACGCGTACGTCCGGGCGGGCCGGTTCGCCGACGCGGAGCGGCTGACCGGGGAGTACGCCGAGGCCATCGCGGGACGCGATCACCCGTTGGCGCTGGCGGCGCTGCCCCTGTGCCGGGCGGCCGTGGCCCGGTCGGCCGGAGAGCCCCGGGAGGCCGCGGCGCACTACCGCCGGGCGGCGGACGCCTTCGCCGCTCTGCGGCGTCCGCACAGCGCGGCGCAGGCCGTGGAGTCGGCCTTGGAATGCGTACCGGATGCCGGTGAACTGGCGCTACTGGCAGCCGAGTTCGAGCGCATCGGGGCCGTGCGGGAGGCGGCCCGGTGTCGGCGGGCGCTGCGCGGGAGCGGGCACGTGACCACGGCCCGGCGCGGCCGGGGCGGGTACGGGGAGGGGCTGTCGCCGCGGGAGGCGGACGTGGCCCGGCTGGTGGCCTCGGGCCGGACCAACCGGGAGATCGCCGAGCTGCTGTTCCTCTCGCCGCGCACGGTGGAGCAGCACGTGGCGAAGGTGCTGCGCAAGCTGAAGGTCAGCAGCCGCACGGAGGTACGTACTCCGTAG
- a CDS encoding serine hydrolase domain-containing protein: MRTFHADATPDPATAQRPDRVRRARRARVRSAVLAPGTAVLIAVCGMPLAASGAAAAAPPVAAGAADPVPVPSGPSALTAGPALKPIDPAALRSAVDAAAKKLMVPGVVVLLRTPQGTFRALTGTAELGKGRPPTTADHFRIASNTKTMTSALIQLLVQDGKVRLTDPVSDYVPGVPGGAGITIAELLEMRSGLYNYTDAPEFSATLDADPGKAWTPREVLGIAFRHAPDAAPGTEYAYDNTNYALLGLVAEKAGGRPLAEQFRDRLFTPLGLAGTSLPGIHDTSLPAPYAHGYMYGGSAHAMTDEPYPADVRAAARSGKLKPLDYTHQNSSYATAAGGVISTADDMATWIKALVTGRVLDPGSQKRWLDSPRPQNPAAPEAQQYGYGIAYQRFTPQASMYFHGGELPGFNSFIGHDPDNDVTLIVWANLTVSLDAKAAAMALLPTILNQVYAGVSYPTVTDHDDPGRQSRASR, translated from the coding sequence ATGAGGACCTTCCACGCCGACGCGACGCCCGATCCAGCGACCGCGCAGCGCCCGGACCGTGTCCGCCGTGCCCGCCGCGCACGGGTCCGGTCCGCCGTGCTCGCTCCGGGAACGGCGGTGCTCATCGCGGTCTGCGGGATGCCCCTGGCGGCGTCCGGGGCGGCGGCTGCCGCACCTCCCGTGGCGGCCGGCGCGGCCGATCCCGTACCGGTGCCCTCCGGCCCGTCCGCTCTCACCGCCGGGCCGGCCCTCAAGCCCATCGATCCGGCCGCGCTGCGGTCAGCCGTGGACGCGGCGGCGAAGAAGCTGATGGTGCCGGGCGTGGTGGTCCTGCTCCGCACCCCGCAAGGCACCTTCCGCGCACTCACCGGCACGGCCGAACTCGGCAAGGGCCGGCCCCCCACCACCGCGGACCACTTCAGGATCGCCTCCAACACCAAGACCATGACCTCGGCGCTGATCCAACTCCTGGTCCAGGACGGCAAGGTCCGCCTCACCGACCCGGTCTCCGATTACGTACCGGGTGTGCCCGGCGGCGCGGGGATCACCATCGCCGAGCTCCTCGAAATGCGCAGCGGGCTGTACAACTACACCGACGCGCCCGAGTTCTCGGCCACCCTCGATGCCGACCCGGGCAAGGCGTGGACCCCGCGGGAGGTCCTCGGCATCGCCTTCCGCCACGCCCCGGACGCCGCCCCCGGCACGGAGTACGCGTACGACAACACCAACTACGCGCTGCTGGGCCTCGTCGCGGAGAAGGCCGGCGGCCGCCCTCTCGCCGAGCAGTTCAGGGACCGGCTGTTCACCCCGCTCGGCCTCGCCGGCACCTCGCTCCCGGGCATCCACGACACCTCCCTGCCCGCGCCGTACGCGCACGGCTACATGTACGGAGGTTCCGCGCACGCCATGACCGACGAGCCGTACCCCGCCGACGTACGAGCAGCGGCCCGCTCGGGGAAGCTGAAGCCGCTGGACTACACCCACCAGAACTCCTCCTACGCCACCGCCGCGGGCGGCGTGATCTCTACGGCCGACGACATGGCCACCTGGATCAAGGCGCTCGTTACGGGCAGGGTCCTCGACCCCGGCTCCCAGAAGCGCTGGCTGGACAGCCCGCGGCCCCAGAATCCGGCCGCTCCCGAAGCCCAGCAGTACGGCTACGGAATCGCCTACCAGCGCTTCACCCCGCAGGCCTCGATGTACTTCCACGGAGGCGAACTCCCGGGCTTCAACTCGTTCATCGGCCACGACCCGGACAACGACGTCACCCTGATCGTCTGGGCGAACCTGACCGTCTCGCTCGACGCGAAGGCGGCCGCCATGGCCCTGCTGCCCACGATCCTCAACCAGGTCTACGCAGGGGTCTCCTACCCCACCGTCACCGACCACGACGACCCCGGCCGACAGTCCCGCGCATCCCGCTAG
- a CDS encoding phospholipase D family protein yields MPTSDWLLAPGERGNTATRLEHRRAGGSAWSEGNEARPLVHGATYFAELLARVRAMRAGDLLLFTDWRGDPDERLRGPGTEIAAVLGAAAGRGVVVKGLLWRSHLDGFRFSEEENRSLSQDIEAAGGECLLDLRVRPGGSHHQKMVVLRHPGSPERDVAYVGGIDLCHNRNDDADHRGDRQSLPLAPRYGPHPPWHDVQLALSGPVVGDVEAVFRERWEDPAPLSRSPLMRLRELLDREDTRADPLPPQEPDPPPCGTHAVQVLRTYPNRLLRGYPFAPDGERSIARAYLKALRRARTLIYVEDQYLWSPRVVDCFAQALRACPRLLLAAVIPSVPEQDGLLTGPMNLIGRIDALEELRRAGGDRVAVYGLENHAGTPVYVHAKVCVIDDVWAAVGSDNVNLRSWTHDSELSCSVLDRAADPRPPSDPGGLGDGARPFARELRLELMREHLDAAGARPADALCDPSAAFDRFREAAATLDAWHAAGRRGPRPAGRLRRYVAPRVPTVRRLLATPLHHALVDPDGRPVGMRLRGGF; encoded by the coding sequence ATGCCCACCTCGGACTGGCTCCTGGCACCCGGAGAACGCGGCAACACGGCCACCCGCCTGGAACATCGCCGGGCGGGCGGGTCGGCATGGTCCGAGGGCAACGAGGCCCGTCCGCTCGTCCACGGCGCCACGTACTTCGCCGAGCTCCTCGCACGGGTCCGGGCGATGCGCGCAGGCGACCTGCTCCTGTTCACCGACTGGCGCGGCGATCCCGACGAGCGGCTGCGCGGACCCGGTACGGAGATCGCGGCGGTGCTGGGCGCGGCGGCCGGGCGCGGTGTCGTCGTCAAAGGGCTGTTGTGGCGTTCCCACCTGGACGGCTTCCGGTTCAGCGAGGAGGAGAACCGGTCCCTCAGCCAGGACATCGAAGCGGCGGGCGGTGAGTGCCTGCTCGACCTGCGCGTGCGGCCCGGCGGCTCGCACCACCAGAAGATGGTGGTGCTGCGGCACCCCGGCAGCCCGGAGCGCGATGTCGCGTACGTCGGCGGGATCGACCTGTGCCACAACCGCAACGACGACGCCGACCACCGCGGCGACCGCCAGTCGCTGCCCCTGGCTCCCCGGTACGGTCCGCACCCCCCGTGGCACGATGTCCAGCTCGCCCTGAGCGGGCCGGTCGTCGGCGATGTCGAAGCCGTGTTCCGCGAGCGCTGGGAGGATCCCGCACCGCTCAGCCGCAGTCCGCTGATGCGCCTGCGCGAGCTGCTGGACCGGGAGGACACCCGTGCGGACCCGTTGCCGCCGCAGGAGCCCGATCCCCCGCCGTGCGGCACGCACGCCGTCCAGGTTCTGCGCACGTACCCGAACCGGCTGCTGCGCGGCTATCCCTTCGCCCCCGACGGCGAGCGGAGCATCGCCCGGGCCTACCTCAAGGCGCTGCGGCGGGCCCGGACGCTGATCTACGTGGAGGACCAGTACCTGTGGTCCCCGCGCGTCGTGGACTGCTTCGCTCAGGCCCTGCGCGCGTGTCCCCGGCTGCTGCTGGCCGCCGTCATCCCGTCCGTGCCGGAACAGGACGGCCTGCTCACCGGGCCCATGAACCTGATCGGACGGATCGACGCCCTGGAGGAGCTGCGCCGCGCCGGAGGCGACCGGGTCGCGGTGTACGGCCTGGAGAACCATGCCGGGACCCCTGTCTACGTACACGCCAAGGTGTGTGTGATCGACGACGTCTGGGCCGCCGTGGGCTCCGACAACGTCAACCTGCGTTCCTGGACGCACGACTCCGAGCTGAGCTGCTCCGTCCTCGACCGCGCCGCCGATCCGAGGCCGCCGAGCGACCCCGGCGGCCTCGGGGACGGGGCCCGGCCGTTCGCGCGGGAGTTGCGCCTGGAGCTGATGCGCGAGCACCTCGACGCGGCCGGTGCGCGGCCGGCGGACGCGCTGTGCGATCCGTCGGCCGCCTTCGACCGGTTCCGCGAGGCCGCTGCCACGCTGGACGCCTGGCACGCGGCCGGGCGCCGTGGCCCGCGCCCCGCGGGGCGGCTGCGCCGCTACGTCGCGCCACGGGTGCCGACCGTCCGGCGCCTGCTCGCGACCCCGCTGCACCACGCCCTGGTGGACCCCGACGGCCGCCCCGTCGGCATGCGGCTCCGCGGCGGGTTCTGA
- a CDS encoding DoxX family protein — MHFTLRKDLGLLSLRLAAGGVLMAHGTQKLFGWFGGGGIEGTARAMEHMGFTPGRRSAIAAGLGEAGGGALLALGLATPAAGAAAAGAMAGAVSVHAPAGFFAQGGGFEYPALLGAVAAGLGVTGPGRISLDHFSRHRLDRPAVIVAAFAVSAVAATLVVSRRAAAMESPAGADEVTESH, encoded by the coding sequence ATGCACTTCACCCTCCGCAAGGACCTCGGACTGCTCTCCCTGCGCCTGGCGGCAGGCGGCGTCCTGATGGCGCACGGCACGCAGAAGCTCTTCGGATGGTTCGGCGGTGGTGGCATCGAGGGCACGGCCCGGGCGATGGAGCACATGGGCTTCACCCCGGGCCGGCGCAGCGCCATCGCCGCGGGGCTCGGCGAGGCGGGTGGCGGCGCTCTGCTCGCCCTGGGTCTCGCCACTCCCGCGGCGGGCGCCGCCGCGGCGGGCGCCATGGCCGGGGCCGTCTCGGTGCACGCTCCCGCCGGCTTCTTCGCCCAGGGAGGCGGCTTCGAGTACCCGGCCCTGCTCGGTGCCGTCGCGGCCGGTCTGGGTGTCACCGGGCCGGGGCGCATCTCCCTCGACCACTTCAGCCGGCACCGGCTCGACCGCCCCGCCGTCATCGTGGCGGCGTTCGCCGTCAGCGCGGTCGCGGCGACCCTCGTCGTCAGCCGGCGCGCCGCCGCGATGGAGTCGCCGGCCGGAGCCGACGAGGTCACGGAATCGCACTGA
- a CDS encoding DUF5133 domain-containing protein has product MDHPAEQLRTPVAPTASTGPPRPQELRATAARAAGVLMALVPCTAAKARRILAEVAMDSGTDVRESAEAVLAAQAGQPLAPAVEDALREVLARARTLPGPPAASWSPPEPEVLRRHVNQLRAVRRRALADPGDLSVRGELEEAAYTLCVVMGQRSAHGALLAAEELIALNRLKPGMPARSG; this is encoded by the coding sequence ATGGACCACCCGGCAGAGCAGCTCAGGACGCCCGTGGCGCCGACCGCGTCGACCGGGCCGCCACGACCGCAGGAGCTACGGGCCACCGCCGCCCGCGCCGCGGGGGTGCTGATGGCCCTCGTCCCCTGCACCGCGGCCAAGGCCCGCCGGATCCTGGCCGAGGTGGCGATGGACTCGGGGACGGACGTGCGGGAGTCCGCCGAAGCCGTTCTCGCCGCACAGGCCGGCCAGCCCCTCGCACCCGCCGTCGAGGACGCGCTGCGCGAGGTGCTCGCCCGGGCCCGCACCCTGCCCGGACCTCCCGCCGCGTCGTGGTCGCCGCCGGAGCCGGAGGTCCTGCGCCGGCACGTGAACCAGCTGCGTGCCGTCCGCCGCCGCGCGCTGGCGGACCCCGGCGACTTGAGCGTGCGCGGCGAGCTGGAGGAGGCCGCGTACACCCTCTGCGTCGTGATGGGCCAGCGCAGCGCCCACGGCGCGCTGCTCGCCGCGGAGGAGCTGATCGCCCTCAACCGGCTGAAGCCGGGGATGCCGGCGCGGAGCGGGTGA
- a CDS encoding CsbD family protein codes for MKAKKEQAKGKAKEAMGRTVGNERLTAEGRAEQMKGDARQAKEKAKDVLKD; via the coding sequence ATGAAGGCCAAGAAGGAACAGGCCAAGGGCAAGGCCAAGGAAGCGATGGGCCGCACCGTCGGCAACGAGCGCCTCACCGCCGAGGGGCGCGCGGAGCAGATGAAGGGCGATGCCCGCCAGGCCAAGGAGAAGGCCAAGGACGTCCTCAAGGACTAG
- a CDS encoding AI-2E family transporter, whose translation MPGVRGWLGRVRKSAAGLGERRARLHAQREAEAEAEADAAEAWEEGGPARTPHGPAGTGARDPASAVPWGVRVAAEAGWRFLVLAATVWVLMRVIGAVRLVALAFVVALLVTALLQPTVARLHRRGLSRGAATALTATCGFVMLGLVGWFVVWQVLDNLDNLSDRVQEGIGELKQWLIDSPLHVTEQQINDIADSLTDTIGTSTSEITSTGLQGVTVLVEVITGLLLAMFATLFLLYDGKRIWKWTLRLVPAAARPGVAGAGPPAWRTLTAYVRGTMIVAMIDAVFIGVGIYFLGVPLAVPIGVVIFLSSFVPLVGAVVSGALAVVVALVTDGVFTALMALMVVLVVQQIEGHVLQPFILGRAVRVHPLAVVLAVATGGTIAGIGGAVVAVPLVAVANTVITHLRAHPARAVPGAEPPPPPPPPS comes from the coding sequence CTGCCCGGCGTGCGCGGATGGCTCGGGCGCGTGAGGAAGAGCGCCGCCGGACTCGGCGAGCGCCGGGCCCGGCTGCATGCCCAACGTGAGGCCGAGGCCGAGGCCGAGGCCGACGCCGCCGAAGCGTGGGAGGAAGGCGGTCCGGCGCGGACACCGCACGGGCCGGCCGGCACCGGAGCGCGGGATCCCGCGTCCGCCGTGCCCTGGGGGGTGCGGGTGGCCGCCGAGGCCGGCTGGCGGTTCCTGGTGCTCGCCGCCACCGTCTGGGTGCTGATGCGGGTCATCGGCGCGGTACGGCTGGTCGCCCTCGCCTTCGTGGTCGCGCTCTTGGTCACCGCACTGCTCCAGCCGACCGTCGCCCGGCTGCACCGGCGCGGACTGTCCCGGGGCGCGGCGACGGCGCTGACCGCGACCTGCGGGTTCGTGATGCTCGGGCTGGTCGGCTGGTTCGTTGTCTGGCAGGTGCTCGACAACCTCGACAACCTCTCGGACCGGGTTCAGGAGGGCATCGGCGAGCTCAAGCAGTGGCTGATCGACAGTCCGCTGCACGTCACGGAGCAACAGATCAACGACATCGCCGACAGCCTGACTGACACCATCGGCACCAGCACGAGCGAGATCACCTCCACCGGCCTCCAGGGCGTGACCGTCCTGGTGGAGGTGATCACCGGGCTGCTGCTGGCCATGTTCGCAACCCTCTTCCTCCTGTACGACGGCAAGCGCATCTGGAAGTGGACCCTGCGGCTCGTTCCCGCGGCGGCCCGTCCCGGGGTCGCCGGCGCCGGCCCGCCCGCCTGGCGGACCCTGACCGCCTACGTCCGCGGCACCATGATCGTCGCGATGATCGACGCGGTCTTCATCGGCGTGGGCATCTACTTCCTGGGCGTACCGCTCGCGGTTCCGATCGGCGTGGTGATCTTCCTGTCCTCCTTCGTGCCCCTCGTCGGCGCCGTCGTCTCCGGAGCGCTGGCGGTCGTGGTCGCCCTCGTCACCGACGGGGTCTTCACCGCCCTGATGGCGCTGATGGTCGTCCTCGTGGTGCAACAGATCGAAGGGCACGTGCTCCAGCCGTTCATCCTGGGCCGGGCCGTGCGGGTCCACCCGCTCGCCGTCGTCCTGGCCGTCGCCACGGGCGGCACCATCGCGGGGATCGGCGGGGCCGTCGTGGCGGTTCCGCTCGTCGCCGTGGCCAATACGGTGATCACCCACCTACGGGCCCACCCCGCCCGCGCCGTCCCGGGCGCGGAACCCCCGCCGCCCCCGCCGCCCCCGTCCTGA
- a CDS encoding ABC transporter substrate-binding protein, translating into MPRLEWPLHVVRRVALATAAAVTLVGALWLGVGWLQERQARCADGVVERGPDDECVGVSDGSYVFAPHLDAVSAKIEAENRRVVANADKEPYVSVAYFTSFTTTASDSNSAEGVRHELQGAYLAQYRYNQGDLAGNPKIRLLIANPGSKSTQWKHTVDELIARKDSPDRLVAVAGLGPSTKANLEAIRRFSENGIAMVGATMTGSAIQDINGFVRIAPTNEDEAYAGAAYLKRRGVTTGIVIQDVAEGDLYSSTLGTAFTKAFKDDTHKLVAEHMTYDSSVSSAWQNELHFMPGQLCQQRPQIVYFAGRGLHLTRFLDALANRSCTEQKFTVFTGDDTTNLSPEQLARAAETGIEVLYTGLAHPDMYRAAPQAVSAPSAKNFQPGGLMEQWFPHDTREDGGALMGHDAVLAAAHGIQMAAHWQGQVVGEAVGRMFHQMDGAQQVAGAGGFISFQNNGNPRNKAVPVLRLNGKGQVEFVEVSAAEGKPPQQQ; encoded by the coding sequence GTGCCCAGACTCGAATGGCCCCTGCACGTCGTCCGCCGGGTCGCGCTGGCCACCGCGGCGGCCGTCACGCTCGTCGGAGCGCTCTGGCTGGGTGTGGGCTGGCTCCAGGAACGCCAGGCCAGGTGCGCGGACGGGGTCGTCGAACGGGGGCCGGACGACGAGTGCGTGGGAGTGAGCGACGGCTCCTACGTCTTCGCGCCGCACCTCGACGCCGTCAGCGCGAAGATCGAGGCGGAGAACCGCCGGGTCGTCGCCAACGCGGACAAGGAGCCGTACGTCAGCGTCGCCTACTTCACCTCGTTCACCACCACCGCCTCCGACAGCAACTCCGCCGAGGGCGTCCGGCACGAACTCCAGGGCGCCTACCTCGCCCAGTACCGTTACAACCAGGGCGATTTGGCCGGCAACCCCAAGATCCGGCTGCTGATAGCCAACCCGGGCAGCAAGTCCACGCAGTGGAAGCACACCGTCGACGAACTGATCGCCCGCAAGGATTCCCCGGACCGGCTCGTCGCGGTGGCCGGCCTGGGACCCAGCACCAAGGCGAACCTCGAAGCCATACGGCGCTTCTCCGAGAACGGGATCGCCATGGTCGGCGCCACCATGACCGGCTCGGCCATCCAGGACATCAACGGCTTCGTGCGGATCGCCCCCACCAACGAGGACGAGGCGTACGCGGGGGCCGCGTACCTCAAACGGCGCGGGGTCACCACCGGCATCGTCATCCAGGACGTGGCGGAGGGCGACCTCTACTCCTCCACCCTCGGCACCGCCTTCACCAAGGCGTTCAAGGACGACACGCACAAGCTCGTCGCCGAGCACATGACCTACGACTCCTCCGTCAGCAGCGCCTGGCAGAACGAACTGCACTTCATGCCGGGGCAGTTGTGCCAGCAGCGCCCGCAGATCGTCTACTTCGCGGGCCGCGGCCTGCACCTCACCCGGTTCCTGGACGCGCTCGCCAACCGCAGCTGCACCGAGCAGAAGTTCACCGTGTTCACCGGGGACGACACCACCAACCTGAGCCCCGAACAGCTCGCCCGCGCAGCGGAGACGGGCATCGAGGTGCTCTACACCGGCCTCGCCCACCCCGACATGTACCGCGCGGCGCCGCAGGCGGTGTCCGCGCCCTCCGCGAAGAACTTCCAGCCGGGCGGGCTGATGGAACAGTGGTTCCCGCACGACACCCGTGAGGACGGCGGGGCCCTGATGGGCCACGACGCGGTCCTGGCCGCCGCGCACGGCATCCAGATGGCCGCCCACTGGCAGGGCCAGGTCGTCGGCGAGGCCGTGGGCCGGATGTTCCACCAGATGGACGGCGCGCAGCAGGTGGCCGGGGCCGGTGGTTTCATCTCCTTCCAGAACAACGGCAATCCGCGCAACAAGGCCGTCCCCGTGCTGCGACTGAACGGCAAGGGACAGGTGGAGTTCGTAGAGGTCTCCGCGGCGGAGGGCAAACCACCACAGCAGCAATGA
- a CDS encoding DUF4235 domain-containing protein, with the protein METSKIAYKPVGLALGATGGLLAGLAFKQIWKRLGHEDDAPSATDEDRTWREILIAAALQGAVFAAVKAAIDRGGAVAAKRLTGTWPA; encoded by the coding sequence GTGGAGACCTCGAAGATCGCCTACAAGCCCGTGGGTCTGGCGCTCGGCGCCACAGGGGGTCTGCTGGCCGGGTTGGCCTTCAAGCAGATCTGGAAACGGCTCGGCCACGAGGACGACGCGCCGAGCGCCACCGACGAGGACCGTACGTGGCGGGAGATCCTCATCGCCGCGGCCCTCCAAGGCGCCGTGTTCGCCGCGGTCAAGGCCGCGATCGACCGTGGCGGCGCGGTGGCCGCCAAGCGCCTGACTGGAACCTGGCCCGCCTGA